One window from the genome of Gimesia aquarii encodes:
- a CDS encoding elongation factor G, with the protein MNEYKVDDVRNVALVGHGAVGKTTVADLLLYQSGASTRLGSVDDGTSQLDTDEEEIDHRISIASTLIHFDYGGHHINLIDTPGYPDFIGQVSGALRAVETAIILLNAGHGVEINALRVSKMSQEAGIARMIVLNKCDADNIDYDSLLSSIRETFGSHCIPINLPVGLGADFSAVYDLVKNSNAPGDGVLGDPEETRQALIEAIVESNETLLERFFDGDELNAQELSENIPKAMAAGTLIPVLFMSAKTGVGVTEFMDAMSNYTLCPQDIQRMEETKDGRSVVLDPSPDQPFVAQVVKTRIDPFISRMNYLRVFSGKLSKDSSVVNVRTGKPVRLNQFLDVQGGKQEPVEEVSVGDIFAVAKVDDLKLGDTITADANGDGLSLPEIKFPHPVVGLAVEPKSQNDQQKISGALHKIEEEDQTFHVVHDEETHEMVMQGMSELHLKIVQERLLHRDKVEVVTHQPKVPYRETIMGTVEGSYRHKKQSGGAGQFAEVHLKVSPMPPDVNPEEYFTKANFDHLRSYHYDPDLNFAFVDRISGGSIPNQFIPAVEKGVRERMKQGVIAGCQAQDLICEVFFGKDHPVDSNETAFKIAGSKCFAELFEKARPALLEPIVRIEILIPEENVGDISSDLSSRRGRMEGMQVSPGGYEIIQARVPLAEVMTYARTLSSMTGGRGTYDIELSHYEMIPPNEQGKIVELLNKPKE; encoded by the coding sequence ATGAATGAATACAAGGTTGATGACGTAAGGAATGTGGCATTGGTCGGCCACGGGGCTGTTGGCAAAACAACTGTAGCCGACCTTTTGCTTTATCAATCTGGCGCCTCTACACGATTAGGTTCTGTAGATGATGGTACCAGTCAGTTGGACACTGATGAGGAAGAGATCGACCATCGGATTTCCATCGCTTCGACGCTAATTCATTTCGACTATGGCGGTCACCATATTAATCTCATAGATACACCAGGTTACCCTGATTTTATAGGGCAAGTTTCTGGTGCACTGCGTGCTGTCGAGACGGCTATCATTTTACTGAACGCTGGCCATGGAGTCGAAATCAATGCTTTGCGAGTTTCTAAAATGTCACAGGAAGCTGGCATTGCCCGTATGATTGTCCTCAATAAATGTGATGCAGATAATATAGATTATGATTCTTTGTTATCTTCTATTCGAGAAACATTTGGCTCTCATTGCATACCAATTAACCTGCCGGTTGGATTGGGAGCCGATTTTAGTGCCGTATATGATCTTGTGAAAAACTCTAATGCGCCAGGAGACGGCGTGTTAGGAGATCCAGAGGAAACGCGTCAGGCTTTGATTGAAGCAATCGTAGAATCGAATGAAACGCTACTGGAACGATTTTTTGATGGTGATGAGCTCAATGCTCAAGAATTGTCCGAGAATATACCGAAAGCAATGGCTGCAGGAACTTTGATTCCCGTATTATTCATGAGCGCCAAAACCGGTGTTGGCGTTACTGAATTTATGGATGCAATGTCGAACTACACATTATGTCCACAAGATATTCAACGAATGGAGGAGACTAAAGATGGTCGTTCAGTGGTGCTCGATCCCTCTCCTGATCAACCGTTTGTCGCGCAGGTTGTTAAAACACGCATTGATCCTTTCATTTCAAGAATGAACTATTTAAGAGTCTTTTCCGGTAAGCTGAGTAAAGATTCCTCTGTCGTTAATGTTCGTACCGGGAAACCAGTCAGATTAAATCAATTTCTTGATGTGCAGGGAGGAAAACAGGAACCCGTTGAAGAAGTTTCCGTGGGAGATATCTTCGCTGTGGCTAAAGTCGATGATTTAAAACTGGGGGATACGATTACCGCAGATGCGAACGGTGATGGGTTATCATTGCCTGAGATCAAATTTCCTCATCCCGTTGTAGGTTTAGCAGTAGAGCCGAAGAGTCAGAATGATCAGCAGAAAATCTCGGGGGCACTGCACAAAATTGAAGAAGAAGACCAGACGTTTCATGTCGTCCATGATGAAGAAACACATGAAATGGTTATGCAGGGAATGAGTGAGTTGCACCTGAAAATCGTACAAGAACGCCTCTTACATCGCGACAAGGTAGAAGTGGTTACGCATCAGCCTAAAGTTCCCTATCGAGAGACGATTATGGGAACTGTCGAGGGTAGCTATCGACACAAAAAACAATCCGGAGGGGCAGGGCAATTTGCCGAGGTTCACCTCAAAGTTTCTCCGATGCCGCCCGATGTTAATCCGGAAGAATATTTTACAAAAGCGAATTTTGATCATCTCCGATCATACCATTATGATCCTGACCTCAATTTTGCTTTTGTTGACCGGATTTCAGGAGGTTCCATTCCGAATCAGTTCATTCCCGCTGTTGAAAAAGGAGTGCGGGAGCGGATGAAACAAGGCGTGATTGCAGGTTGTCAAGCACAAGATTTAATTTGTGAAGTCTTCTTCGGCAAGGACCATCCCGTAGACAGTAACGAAACAGCTTTCAAAATTGCAGGGAGTAAGTGCTTTGCCGAGTTATTTGAAAAAGCACGGCCTGCTTTGCTGGAACCAATTGTTCGAATCGAAATACTCATCCCTGAAGAAAATGTGGGAGATATCAGCAGCGATCTTTCCAGTCGACGAGGACGAATGGAAGGCATGCAGGTTTCTCCAGGTGGTTACGAAATTATTCAGGCGCGCGTCCCGCTAGCTGAGGTGATGACTTACGCCCGCACTCTTTCCAGTATGACCGGAGGACGAGGCACTTATGATATTGAATTAAGTCATTACGAAATGATTCCACCTAATGAACAGGGAAAAATCGTCGAACTGCTCAACAAACCCAAGGAGTAA
- a CDS encoding DUF4013 domain-containing protein: MNENSAQDNDYEDSQTGKLVTAFEVEDFISEDVEVETASIEVDQFYPDEVVGNIPPFPHLFRHPIKAAFWMMRMTFGIVCLVIFLALIAAVPLVNFIALGYLLDVEGRVARTGKIRLAFPLLDIAPRMGTIVIGVTLWLIPLLLLAGAAADARLIELGGPSDQTLHALTLLASILIAIHLCLALARGGTFSCFIRPLKNAIWLIKQIRAGGYFDRAALNVSSFVASLKLGQNFSLGLRGFLGAFIWLVIPSLMLAATSSPESNKGISVLITLLGGASLVIVLGWLPLLQAHFAAENRFSAMFELRTIRSKFKRTPIAWMLAIIVVFVLSLPLYLFKVAALPRDAVWGITLIFVATIYPTKLLLGWVYYRASSRTKNAWFGWRWLSRTIVLPLLAVYVFIVFFTQFIGVHGSGVLLEHHLFLLPVPF; this comes from the coding sequence GTGAACGAAAATTCCGCGCAAGATAACGATTATGAGGATTCACAAACGGGCAAGTTGGTAACTGCGTTTGAAGTAGAGGATTTTATTTCAGAAGACGTTGAAGTTGAGACTGCGTCGATTGAGGTTGACCAGTTTTATCCTGACGAAGTTGTAGGAAATATTCCCCCTTTTCCCCATCTATTTCGACATCCGATTAAAGCTGCCTTCTGGATGATGCGAATGACGTTTGGCATTGTTTGTCTGGTTATTTTTCTAGCGCTGATTGCGGCTGTTCCCTTAGTCAATTTTATCGCTTTGGGGTATCTGTTGGATGTTGAAGGACGCGTTGCGCGAACCGGCAAGATTCGCCTGGCGTTTCCTCTATTAGACATCGCCCCTCGTATGGGAACGATTGTCATTGGTGTGACACTATGGTTAATACCATTGTTATTACTGGCAGGAGCCGCTGCAGATGCCAGATTGATTGAACTGGGTGGGCCTTCTGACCAGACATTACACGCTCTCACATTACTGGCATCCATTTTAATCGCGATTCATCTCTGTCTTGCATTAGCAAGAGGGGGGACTTTTTCCTGTTTTATTCGTCCTCTCAAAAATGCGATTTGGTTAATTAAACAGATTCGTGCTGGTGGTTACTTCGACAGGGCAGCGCTTAATGTCAGTTCATTTGTTGCCTCTCTCAAACTGGGGCAGAATTTTTCTTTGGGTTTACGAGGTTTCCTGGGAGCGTTCATATGGTTGGTCATTCCTTCGTTGATGTTAGCGGCTACCAGTTCTCCTGAGAGTAATAAAGGGATTTCCGTCTTGATCACCTTGTTAGGAGGAGCGAGTCTTGTGATTGTACTTGGCTGGTTGCCTTTGCTGCAGGCCCATTTTGCAGCAGAGAATCGGTTCTCTGCAATGTTTGAATTGCGAACGATCAGAAGCAAATTTAAACGTACGCCGATAGCATGGATGTTGGCGATCATTGTGGTTTTTGTTTTGTCTTTACCGTTGTATCTGTTTAAAGTGGCTGCATTACCCCGAGATGCTGTTTGGGGAATTACTTTGATTTTTGTGGCGACCATCTATCCCACAAAACTTCTCTTAGGCTGGGTGTATTATCGTGCTTCTTCCCGGACAAAAAATGCCTGGTTTGGCTGGCGTTGGTTGAGTCGCACCATCGTACTACCGCTTTTGGCAGTCTATGTATTTATTGTGTTCTTTACACAGTTTATTGGAGTTCATGGAAGTGGAGTTCTTCTTGAGCACCATTTATTTTTATTACCAGTTCCATTCTAA
- a CDS encoding DUF1549 domain-containing protein: MKQNILKWKAVCLPLCVVALVITLVTWASSSPIKNSPKAPVTIEGNPFQNTVKQVDQFFEEQWSESNITVSETTDDLNQIRRLSLALHGTVPSLEEIREFEQMEGNDRLERWTQKLLADRRFADYFSERLARAFVGVDQGQFIIFRRDRFKAWLSEQIEANTPYDELAKTLISGEGLWTGDPETNYITAASADGNLDRNKLTGNTVRAFLGQRIDCAQCHDHPFDHWKQSDFEGLTAFYGQVEVQLFGVRQNEDLKYEVEDRETLEKRVVSPQVPFLNECLPQEGTLREKLAAWVTHPQNRRFERASANRIWGLLFGVPYINPVDDLPAPTDLSEFPPDVLDILGKDFRENGYDIKRMIQIIVASKPFRLSSQSESRVSEEEVERLNDSWALFPLVRLRPEQIIGSMLQASSLKTIDQNSNLFMRGRRFFSEINFINEYGDLGSDELNDFPGTIPQALLRMNGEFAQDNGTASPLNSVGRIAGLDFSDEKRIETCFLVCLTRTPTPSEKDYFLKQYQATQNQNDRIKVTEDLFWSLYNSPEFSWNH, encoded by the coding sequence ATGAAGCAGAACATTCTCAAGTGGAAAGCTGTTTGCCTGCCGCTCTGTGTTGTAGCTCTGGTTATTACTCTGGTGACGTGGGCGTCCAGTAGCCCTATCAAGAACTCTCCCAAAGCTCCCGTGACCATAGAGGGAAACCCCTTCCAAAATACTGTGAAACAAGTTGACCAGTTTTTTGAAGAGCAATGGTCAGAAAGCAACATCACTGTATCAGAAACCACAGATGACCTTAACCAAATAAGAAGACTTTCTCTTGCCTTGCATGGAACTGTTCCCTCGTTGGAAGAAATCCGCGAGTTTGAACAAATGGAGGGAAACGATCGATTAGAACGCTGGACTCAAAAACTATTAGCAGACCGACGATTCGCCGATTACTTTTCTGAACGACTGGCCCGTGCTTTTGTAGGTGTAGACCAAGGTCAGTTTATCATATTCCGCCGTGATCGTTTCAAAGCCTGGTTGAGCGAACAGATTGAAGCGAATACACCGTATGATGAACTGGCAAAAACTCTGATTTCAGGAGAGGGTCTTTGGACCGGTGATCCCGAGACAAACTATATTACTGCCGCCTCTGCTGACGGAAATCTTGATCGTAACAAGTTAACGGGAAACACAGTACGCGCCTTTCTGGGACAGCGTATCGATTGTGCGCAATGCCATGACCATCCCTTTGACCACTGGAAACAATCCGACTTTGAAGGACTCACCGCCTTTTATGGGCAAGTCGAAGTTCAACTATTTGGAGTCAGACAGAACGAAGATTTAAAATATGAAGTAGAAGATCGAGAAACATTGGAAAAACGTGTTGTTTCTCCTCAAGTTCCATTTCTTAATGAATGTCTGCCTCAAGAGGGAACGCTTCGTGAAAAACTGGCGGCCTGGGTAACACACCCTCAAAACCGAAGGTTTGAACGCGCTTCAGCGAATCGTATTTGGGGACTCTTATTTGGAGTGCCATATATTAACCCCGTTGATGACCTTCCAGCTCCGACAGACCTTTCGGAATTTCCTCCTGATGTACTCGATATTCTGGGGAAGGATTTTCGTGAAAACGGTTATGATATCAAACGGATGATTCAAATCATTGTTGCTTCAAAACCATTTCGGCTGTCTTCGCAATCAGAAAGTCGTGTATCTGAAGAAGAGGTAGAACGATTGAATGATTCCTGGGCTCTGTTTCCACTAGTCCGATTACGTCCCGAACAAATTATCGGTTCAATGCTTCAGGCATCATCGTTAAAGACAATCGATCAGAACTCCAATTTATTTATGCGAGGTCGCCGGTTCTTCTCTGAAATCAACTTTATTAATGAATATGGTGACTTGGGCAGTGATGAATTAAATGATTTCCCTGGAACGATTCCTCAAGCATTACTTAGAATGAATGGTGAATTTGCCCAAGATAACGGCACTGCTTCCCCACTGAACTCCGTAGGACGCATAGCGGGATTAGATTTTTCAGACGAAAAACGAATCGAAACCTGTTTTTTAGTCTGCCTGACCCGTACCCCCACCCCTTCTGAAAAAGACTACTTTTTAAAACAGTATCAGGCCACTCAGAATCAAAACGACCGTATTAAAGTGACGGAAGACCTCTTTTGGTCTTTATATAATTCACCTGAATTTTCCTGGAACCATTGA
- a CDS encoding DUF1501 domain-containing protein produces MFDPISLSGKMNRRDLCKIAVGSTLSFALPGFDFKAAEKRGPERRKSVIILWMGGGPSQLETWDPHPGTKIGGPGKAIKTTMPGLQISDMYPLLAEQLESMSVIRSMVSKEGDHERGTKYFKTGYRPEPTTVYPALGAIITHQAPNPDLEIPQHISLGNTEFPARGGYLGGHLDAFRVRDPGKNIGNMRARVEPPRQNRRLKNLNIVSQAFQKGRTIQTQKTLHQSTIDRALTMMSSEQLNALEIDKEPESVRKAYGDSPFGRGCLVARRLVEQGVHSIEVNLRGWDSHANNYTGHQTQAAMLDPGFSSLLKDLKSRDLLDSTIVLCIGEFGRTPKINPLDGRDHWPTGFSCIVGGGGIKGNVIIGETDPTGKEKKPAEPVQIQDLYATILQKLNIDYTKELISPIGRPLALSDGNPIKKLI; encoded by the coding sequence ATGTTTGATCCCATCTCTCTATCAGGCAAAATGAATCGCCGCGACTTATGTAAAATTGCTGTTGGTAGCACGCTCTCATTTGCACTACCCGGCTTCGATTTCAAAGCAGCTGAAAAACGCGGCCCAGAACGGCGGAAATCGGTCATCATCCTCTGGATGGGAGGCGGCCCTAGCCAGTTGGAAACCTGGGATCCTCATCCCGGTACAAAAATTGGTGGTCCAGGAAAAGCAATTAAAACGACAATGCCTGGACTGCAAATTTCCGATATGTATCCGCTGCTCGCCGAACAGCTCGAATCCATGTCAGTCATTCGCTCCATGGTCTCAAAAGAAGGCGATCACGAGCGCGGAACGAAATACTTCAAAACGGGTTACCGCCCTGAACCAACAACAGTCTACCCTGCACTAGGTGCGATTATCACACATCAAGCCCCTAACCCAGATCTTGAAATACCTCAACATATTTCTTTAGGTAACACCGAATTCCCAGCACGCGGCGGCTATCTCGGAGGACATCTGGATGCATTCCGTGTTCGTGATCCTGGAAAAAACATTGGTAACATGCGCGCCCGTGTTGAACCGCCAAGACAAAATCGACGGCTGAAAAACTTAAATATTGTCTCACAGGCATTCCAAAAGGGAAGAACGATCCAAACGCAAAAAACATTGCACCAATCAACTATCGATCGTGCTTTGACAATGATGAGTTCTGAACAGCTTAATGCATTAGAAATTGACAAAGAGCCAGAGTCTGTTCGTAAAGCCTACGGAGATTCTCCCTTTGGACGAGGTTGTTTGGTGGCACGCAGGCTCGTTGAACAAGGAGTCCATTCTATTGAGGTCAACCTTCGTGGCTGGGACAGCCACGCGAATAATTACACGGGACACCAAACTCAGGCCGCGATGCTTGACCCTGGATTTTCAAGCTTGTTAAAAGATCTCAAATCCAGAGACCTTTTGGATTCTACTATTGTCTTGTGTATTGGCGAGTTCGGCAGAACTCCCAAAATCAATCCGCTGGACGGTCGAGACCATTGGCCCACCGGGTTTTCCTGTATCGTGGGAGGTGGAGGAATCAAAGGCAATGTGATCATTGGAGAAACGGACCCTACAGGCAAAGAAAAGAAACCAGCAGAACCAGTTCAAATTCAGGATTTGTACGCCACTATTCTCCAAAAATTGAATATCGACTACACCAAAGAGTTAATCTCACCCATTGGTCGTCCACTGGCACTCAGCGATGGAAATCCTATCAAAAAACTGATTTAA
- a CDS encoding outer membrane protein assembly factor BamB family protein gives MNRVCSLVILLFISSIGSISESQAADWSQFRGPSGNGISTSTGLPTEWSADKNITWKTKLPGHGSSSPVLFGNQVFLTAYSGYGLKVDDESNPNELRLHVIAVNRENGEIMWDESVPPLNQVQKITKRIVDHGYASGTPACDETGVYAFFGTSGVVAYDLKGKLKWRADVGDGTAGFGSASSPILYKDFVIVNASIESDTVYALHKKTGDVVWKAENIVKAWTTPTIVDLPNGKQELVVNQKYQILGFDPDTGEKLWTCEGIQDYVVPVVIQNEGILYCLGGRSNRSIAVRPGGRGDVTKTHKLWEVNVGANVTSPVYYSGHLYWASDRGIAFCLNAENGEVVYKNRLPTKGRLYASIVLADEKLYITTRDNGVVVLKAAPEYQELARNEIETDENLFNASPAISEGSIYLRTNGYLYRIANNN, from the coding sequence ATGAACCGCGTTTGCTCTTTAGTGATTCTGTTATTCATCTCTTCAATCGGAAGTATTTCTGAGTCTCAAGCCGCAGACTGGTCACAGTTTCGTGGGCCATCCGGAAATGGCATTTCTACTTCAACTGGCCTACCCACTGAGTGGAGTGCTGACAAAAATATCACTTGGAAAACAAAGCTTCCCGGCCATGGATCTTCCAGCCCCGTGTTATTTGGCAATCAAGTCTTCCTCACCGCTTACTCAGGGTATGGCTTGAAAGTTGACGATGAAAGTAACCCGAATGAATTGCGATTACACGTGATTGCTGTTAACCGTGAGAACGGCGAAATCATGTGGGATGAATCGGTTCCTCCCTTGAATCAGGTTCAGAAAATCACAAAACGAATTGTCGACCATGGCTACGCCAGTGGTACACCTGCCTGCGATGAAACCGGAGTCTATGCATTTTTTGGAACATCGGGCGTTGTTGCTTACGACTTAAAAGGCAAACTCAAATGGAGAGCCGATGTCGGTGATGGGACAGCTGGCTTTGGCTCTGCCTCTTCACCGATTCTCTACAAAGACTTTGTCATTGTGAATGCCAGCATAGAAAGTGACACAGTTTATGCTTTACATAAAAAAACGGGTGATGTTGTCTGGAAAGCAGAAAATATTGTGAAGGCCTGGACCACTCCCACGATTGTGGATTTGCCAAATGGAAAACAGGAATTGGTTGTCAATCAGAAATATCAGATTCTAGGATTTGATCCTGATACCGGTGAAAAGCTGTGGACTTGTGAAGGAATCCAAGACTATGTCGTACCAGTTGTGATTCAAAATGAGGGAATTCTCTACTGCCTGGGAGGCCGTAGTAATCGCAGCATTGCTGTTCGCCCCGGCGGGCGTGGTGATGTCACAAAAACACACAAGCTCTGGGAAGTAAATGTCGGTGCTAATGTAACTTCACCTGTTTATTACAGTGGCCATCTCTACTGGGCCAGTGACCGTGGTATTGCCTTTTGTTTGAATGCCGAAAATGGAGAAGTTGTTTACAAAAATCGCCTTCCCACTAAAGGACGACTCTACGCATCCATTGTCCTGGCTGATGAGAAACTTTACATCACTACCCGTGATAACGGAGTTGTTGTTTTGAAAGCAGCACCTGAATATCAGGAACTGGCTCGCAACGAAATCGAGACCGATGAAAACCTGTTCAATGCCTCACCTGCCATCAGTGAAGGTAGTATTTACCTGCGAACCAATGGCTATCTCTATCGGATTGCAAATAATAATTAA
- a CDS encoding prephenate dehydrogenase — MTEPITQNSSLFKTIGIVGVGLLGGSIAAAARKRKLAETILGAGRNPSRMRAAQHSGLLDRGTTNIAETSAQSDLVIVCTPVNHIAHFIRTVARNSRPGTIITDVGSTKQHICEELYGTLPEGVTFVASHPLAGSEKTGFEFSDPELFQNRSCVVTPVDSLPQEAVNKVIQFWEALGMSVLKTSPQKHDQILAETSHLPHVVSSALASTLADENRKFTSTGFRDTTRIAAGDPSLWVDILLNNRESVVSSIDKYTQSLQSLRNAIDNNDENELRILLEVGKRNHDALNSSQ, encoded by the coding sequence ATGACTGAACCAATCACCCAAAATTCATCCCTCTTTAAAACGATCGGTATTGTCGGTGTTGGTCTACTCGGAGGTTCCATTGCCGCAGCTGCACGCAAGAGAAAATTAGCAGAGACTATCTTGGGAGCAGGGCGAAATCCCTCTCGGATGCGCGCTGCTCAACACTCTGGACTCTTAGATCGTGGCACGACCAACATAGCCGAAACCTCAGCACAATCAGATTTAGTGATTGTTTGTACGCCCGTAAATCATATTGCTCATTTTATTCGAACAGTCGCACGAAATAGCCGGCCCGGAACGATTATCACTGACGTCGGAAGCACGAAACAACATATCTGTGAGGAACTCTACGGAACTCTTCCCGAAGGAGTGACGTTTGTTGCTTCCCACCCTTTAGCAGGTTCTGAAAAGACGGGTTTTGAATTCTCAGATCCTGAACTGTTCCAGAACCGCTCCTGTGTCGTAACCCCCGTCGATTCACTACCCCAAGAGGCCGTTAACAAGGTTATACAATTCTGGGAAGCGCTTGGGATGAGTGTACTCAAGACTTCTCCACAAAAACATGATCAAATCCTGGCCGAAACCAGCCATTTGCCTCACGTGGTTTCTTCTGCACTGGCAAGCACACTTGCAGATGAAAATCGGAAATTTACTTCGACCGGTTTTCGTGACACGACCAGAATCGCCGCCGGCGATCCTTCACTCTGGGTTGACATACTCTTAAACAATAGAGAGTCCGTCGTGTCAAGCATCGACAAATACACTCAATCATTGCAATCATTAAGAAACGCCATCGATAACAATGATGAAAATGAGCTTCGCATACTTCTGGAAGTTGGTAAAAGGAACCATGATGCATTAAATTCATCTCAGTAA